The uncultured Cohaesibacter sp. genome window below encodes:
- a CDS encoding ABC transporter permease: MSEASSNMNSENAGLRLAAILREPVVLALFAIIILLGIGEAVSPGFARGDQIIKLLTVAALLGFAAAGQNLVVLAGGEGIDLSVGAMISLGAVIAGNVMDGSNGGIVPAIIVASGVTFLIGMVNGLGVNLIRIPPLVMTLGMTSVIQGGLVVFSRGIPSGNAAPALMNFINQPVVFGIPGILFIWLVLIIGMVFMLRATAFGLSIYAVGANPQAARLVGLPVKAIRTIVFGLSGALAGLTGVFVIGYTGNSFISVGDQYMLPSIIAVVIGGTSLAGGSGGYIGTVAGAIALILLQSVLTTLHLEFWGRQLIFGGTLLLLLMFYGRQKSARI, encoded by the coding sequence ATGTCTGAAGCTTCAAGCAACATGAACTCTGAAAACGCCGGCCTGCGTCTTGCCGCCATTCTGCGCGAACCCGTGGTGCTCGCCCTGTTCGCCATCATCATCCTGCTGGGGATCGGCGAGGCGGTCTCTCCCGGCTTCGCCCGTGGCGACCAGATCATCAAGCTTCTGACGGTTGCGGCCCTCTTGGGTTTTGCCGCAGCAGGCCAGAATCTGGTGGTGCTGGCCGGTGGCGAGGGCATTGACCTGTCGGTCGGCGCGATGATCTCGCTTGGCGCTGTCATCGCCGGCAATGTCATGGACGGCAGCAACGGCGGCATCGTCCCGGCGATCATTGTCGCCAGCGGCGTTACTTTCCTTATCGGCATGGTCAACGGACTGGGCGTCAACCTGATCCGCATTCCGCCTCTTGTCATGACCCTTGGCATGACCTCGGTCATTCAGGGTGGACTTGTGGTCTTCTCCCGCGGCATTCCGTCCGGCAACGCGGCTCCGGCCCTAATGAACTTCATCAACCAGCCGGTTGTCTTCGGCATTCCGGGCATCCTGTTCATCTGGCTGGTGCTGATCATCGGCATGGTCTTCATGCTGCGCGCCACGGCGTTCGGCCTGTCGATCTATGCTGTCGGAGCCAACCCGCAGGCCGCCCGTCTGGTGGGGCTGCCGGTCAAGGCCATCCGCACCATCGTGTTCGGTCTTTCCGGTGCACTTGCCGGTTTGACCGGGGTTTTTGTTATCGGTTACACAGGCAACTCATTCATTAGTGTAGGTGACCAGTATATGTTGCCGTCAATTATCGCGGTTGTCATCGGTGGCACTTCCCTTGCGGGTGGATCTGGTGGTTATATTGGGACGGTTGCGGGAGCAATTGCCTTGATTCTGCTGCAGAGCGTTCTGACCACGCTGCATCTTGAATTCTGGGGCCGACAGTTGATCTTTGGCGGCACCCTGCTTCTGCTGCTCATGTTCTATGGACGTCAGAAAAGTGCACGGATCTAA
- a CDS encoding permease: protein MSDSCASSSPDSLSGYLGAAAKRQLVWLLSAAIILALLIWIPDQGRATLELVASSLIGTGPFLILSILLSAYAAASGADALIARAFAGSPAVMIVMAALVGALSPFCSCGVIPLVAALLGAGVPVSAVMAFWLASPVMDPSMFMLTAGVMGWQFAVAKTLAAIGLGLLGGGVTFAAERAGLLSSSLRKTSRCSGCCSSRKKGLGAEQLAWAFWQESNRRQLFIRRFVETTVFLIKWLTLAYVLESLMIAYVPGEMVARTLGGEGVGVIAMSALVGVPAYLNGYAALPLVHGLMEQGMAGGAALAFLVAGGASSLPAAIAVWALVRPPVFLLYIGMALTGSFLAGLLFQGWLS, encoded by the coding sequence TTGTCAGACTCCTGTGCTTCCTCCTCCCCGGACAGCCTTTCGGGCTATCTGGGTGCCGCCGCCAAACGACAGCTGGTCTGGTTGCTGTCCGCCGCGATCATCCTTGCCTTGCTGATCTGGATCCCGGATCAGGGCCGGGCAACCCTGGAACTGGTGGCCTCATCGCTCATCGGGACTGGGCCCTTCCTCATCCTGTCCATTCTGCTCAGCGCCTATGCTGCAGCCTCGGGTGCGGATGCCCTGATCGCAAGGGCCTTTGCAGGTTCACCTGCCGTCATGATCGTCATGGCGGCACTGGTGGGGGCATTGTCGCCCTTCTGCTCCTGCGGCGTGATCCCTCTGGTTGCTGCGTTGCTCGGGGCAGGAGTTCCCGTTTCCGCAGTCATGGCCTTCTGGCTCGCCTCTCCGGTGATGGACCCGTCGATGTTCATGCTGACAGCCGGCGTGATGGGCTGGCAATTCGCCGTTGCCAAGACTCTGGCAGCCATCGGGCTGGGCCTGCTGGGTGGCGGGGTGACCTTCGCCGCCGAGAGAGCCGGTCTGCTGTCGTCTTCGTTGCGCAAGACAAGCCGCTGTAGCGGGTGTTGCAGCAGTCGGAAAAAGGGGCTTGGGGCCGAACAGCTGGCCTGGGCCTTCTGGCAGGAGAGCAACCGGCGGCAATTGTTTATTCGACGGTTTGTCGAAACGACCGTCTTTCTAATCAAATGGCTGACTCTGGCCTATGTGCTGGAGAGCCTGATGATTGCCTATGTGCCCGGTGAGATGGTTGCCCGGACCCTCGGCGGTGAGGGCGTCGGCGTCATTGCCATGTCGGCGCTGGTGGGCGTCCCCGCCTATCTCAACGGCTATGCTGCGCTGCCGCTGGTTCATGGCCTGATGGAACAGGGCATGGCCGGGGGAGCCGCGCTGGCCTTCCTTGTCGCCGGAGGTGCCAGCTCTCTGCCCGCCGCGATTGCGGTCTGGGCGCTGGTCCGCCCGCCGGTGTTCCTGCTCTACATCGGCATGGCTCTCACGGGCTCCTTCCTCGCCGGACTGTTGTTTCAGGGGTGGCTGTCATGA
- a CDS encoding sugar phosphate isomerase/epimerase yields MKTLKGPGLFLAQFVGDKPPFNDLFAIARWAADLGYKGLQIPTGDNLFDLDLAATSTDYCDELKGKLAEIGVQITELSTHIQGQLVAVHPAYDALFDAFAPAAVRGNPKARQDWAVDHVKKVGLISKNLGLATHVSFSGALAWPYVYPWPQRPGGLVEEAFSELARRWKPILDYHEEIGVDVAYELHPGEDLHDGVTFERFLEELGGHSRANILYDPSHFVLQALDYLAFIDIYHDRIKAFHVKDAELQYSGRSGVYGGYQSWVDRPGRFRSLGDGSVDFKAIFSKMAQYDFPGWAVLEWECALKHPEDGAREGATFIADHIIRVTEHAFDDFASSGVDQATNRRLLGLEKD; encoded by the coding sequence ATGAAAACACTGAAAGGCCCCGGGCTGTTTCTGGCTCAGTTCGTCGGAGACAAGCCCCCGTTCAACGATCTTTTCGCCATTGCCCGCTGGGCTGCGGATCTCGGCTACAAGGGTTTGCAGATCCCGACCGGCGACAATCTGTTTGATCTGGATCTGGCGGCCACTTCCACCGACTATTGCGACGAATTGAAGGGCAAGCTGGCCGAAATCGGCGTGCAGATCACCGAACTGTCGACCCACATTCAAGGCCAGCTGGTCGCCGTGCATCCGGCCTATGACGCGCTGTTCGATGCCTTTGCCCCCGCCGCTGTCCGTGGCAACCCCAAGGCACGGCAGGATTGGGCCGTCGACCATGTCAAGAAGGTCGGTCTCATCTCGAAGAATCTCGGTCTTGCGACCCACGTCAGCTTTTCCGGTGCCCTCGCATGGCCCTACGTTTATCCATGGCCACAGCGCCCGGGCGGTTTGGTGGAAGAAGCCTTCTCCGAGCTGGCCAGACGCTGGAAGCCGATTCTGGACTATCACGAGGAGATCGGCGTCGATGTCGCCTATGAACTGCATCCGGGCGAGGATCTACACGACGGGGTGACCTTCGAGCGTTTCCTTGAGGAGCTGGGCGGCCACAGCCGCGCCAACATTCTCTATGATCCGTCTCATTTCGTGCTACAGGCGCTGGACTATCTGGCCTTCATCGACATCTACCATGATCGCATCAAGGCCTTCCATGTGAAGGATGCCGAACTGCAATACAGCGGCCGCTCCGGTGTATACGGCGGCTATCAGTCTTGGGTAGACCGTCCGGGCCGTTTCCGCTCTCTGGGCGACGGTTCCGTCGACTTCAAGGCCATCTTTTCGAAAATGGCCCAGTATGACTTCCCCGGCTGGGCGGTTCTGGAATGGGAATGCGCTCTCAAGCATCCTGAGGACGGTGCCCGCGAAGGGGCAACCTTCATTGCCGATCATATCATCCGCGTGACTGAACACGCATTTGACGATTTTGCCAGCTCCGGCGTGGATCAAGCCACAAACCGCCGTCTGCTTGGCCTTGAAAAGGACTGA
- a CDS encoding Gfo/Idh/MocA family oxidoreductase: protein MALNDTNMKIVSHRKLKLGMVGGGVTAFIGGVHRIASRIDDRYELVAGALDNDPERGKAFAVAIGIAPERAYDNYEEMIKAEAGRQDRPDVIAIVTPNFLHFPVAKAALEAGFHVICEKPMTTSLEDAKILAETVRKTGKTLFLTHTYTGYPMVRQAREMVACGAIGELRRVQVEYAQDWLAAPDEDPEAAGANWRNDPKKAGQGGAIGDIGTHSYNLAAFVAGVEPTEILAELTALVPGRKVDDDACVLLRYANGARGSIWASQVVAGNGNNLSLRIYGAKGGLEWWQEKPEELWYTPLGEPRRLLRRNGVENTPAAVAGSRIPAAHPEGYLEAFANIYRDAADAIEKNEVAALVPNANDGVSGLAFVTASLESSAKGGVWVSLTDKA, encoded by the coding sequence ATGGCCCTCAACGATACCAACATGAAGATCGTAAGCCACCGCAAGCTCAAGCTGGGCATGGTGGGTGGCGGCGTTACCGCCTTCATCGGCGGGGTTCACCGGATCGCATCGCGCATTGATGACCGTTACGAGCTGGTCGCCGGAGCGCTGGACAATGATCCCGAACGCGGCAAGGCCTTTGCCGTCGCCATCGGCATTGCGCCGGAGCGTGCCTATGACAATTACGAGGAAATGATCAAGGCGGAAGCCGGACGGCAAGACCGGCCAGACGTGATCGCCATCGTGACGCCAAACTTCCTGCATTTCCCGGTAGCCAAGGCAGCTCTGGAAGCTGGCTTCCACGTGATCTGCGAAAAGCCGATGACGACGTCGCTTGAAGACGCAAAGATTCTGGCAGAGACCGTCAGGAAAACCGGCAAGACCCTGTTTCTGACCCACACCTACACCGGCTATCCGATGGTGCGTCAGGCGCGCGAAATGGTGGCCTGCGGTGCCATCGGCGAACTGCGCCGGGTACAGGTGGAATACGCCCAGGACTGGCTTGCCGCACCGGACGAAGACCCCGAAGCGGCAGGGGCCAACTGGCGCAATGACCCCAAGAAGGCCGGGCAGGGCGGAGCCATCGGTGATATCGGCACCCATTCCTACAATCTGGCCGCCTTCGTGGCTGGCGTCGAGCCAACCGAGATTCTGGCCGAGCTGACGGCGCTGGTGCCGGGCCGCAAGGTAGACGATGATGCCTGCGTGCTGCTGCGCTATGCCAACGGCGCCCGCGGCTCGATCTGGGCCAGTCAGGTGGTTGCTGGCAATGGCAACAATCTCTCCCTGCGTATCTATGGCGCCAAGGGGGGGCTTGAATGGTGGCAGGAAAAGCCAGAAGAGCTGTGGTATACGCCGCTTGGCGAACCGCGTCGCCTGCTGCGCCGCAACGGGGTGGAGAATACCCCGGCAGCCGTGGCAGGTAGCCGTATTCCGGCTGCCCATCCGGAAGGCTATCTGGAAGCCTTTGCCAATATCTACCGTGATGCGGCGGATGCCATCGAGAAGAACGAGGTGGCAGCTCTCGTCCCGAATGCCAATGACGGCGTCAGCGGTCTGGCCTTTGTCACAGCAAGCCTTGAGTCTTCGGCAAAGGGTGGCGTCTGGGTGTCTCTCACGGACAAGGCCTGA
- a CDS encoding substrate-binding domain-containing protein — protein sequence MMKKWFLAATMLVAAGVSASVANAESFKIGLSNGWVGSEWRTQMIEEAQAAAEAWKAKGVDIEVVVQSGNVDAQGQVGQVRNFINQGVDAIIINPNSPSAFNPVFAQAKARGITVIATDAEVSSKDAIYVGIDQKQWAFQSAKWLAETLNGKGNVVTINGVAGNPANEMRVAGYKEAFAAHPDIKVLNEANANWDQAQGQQAMQNLLATYPDIQGVWVQDGMAAGAWRSIVAANKVDSIAATGEIRKDFMVTWKEQGLNSAASVNPPGVMASALNVAVLKLQGKEFKDGIFAGVYGNAIYIPIPFIDNTNLDEKLEEAKDKPGYWSVSAVVTPEEAEAFFK from the coding sequence ATGATGAAGAAATGGTTTTTGGCTGCAACCATGTTGGTTGCGGCAGGGGTCTCTGCGTCCGTCGCGAATGCTGAAAGCTTCAAGATCGGACTGTCCAATGGCTGGGTTGGTAGCGAATGGCGCACCCAGATGATTGAAGAGGCACAGGCCGCAGCCGAGGCATGGAAGGCCAAGGGCGTAGACATTGAAGTTGTTGTCCAGAGTGGCAACGTGGATGCACAGGGCCAGGTCGGTCAGGTGCGCAACTTCATCAACCAGGGCGTTGATGCAATCATCATCAACCCGAACAGCCCGTCAGCATTCAACCCTGTGTTCGCCCAGGCCAAGGCGCGTGGCATCACCGTGATTGCGACGGATGCCGAGGTTTCTTCAAAGGATGCCATCTATGTCGGCATCGACCAGAAGCAGTGGGCCTTCCAGTCTGCCAAATGGCTGGCTGAGACCCTCAATGGCAAAGGCAACGTGGTCACCATCAACGGTGTTGCGGGCAACCCGGCCAACGAAATGCGCGTTGCAGGCTACAAGGAAGCTTTCGCCGCTCATCCCGACATCAAGGTGTTGAACGAAGCCAACGCCAACTGGGACCAGGCTCAGGGCCAGCAAGCCATGCAGAACCTGCTCGCAACCTATCCTGACATTCAGGGCGTATGGGTCCAGGATGGCATGGCTGCCGGTGCATGGCGCTCCATCGTTGCTGCCAACAAGGTGGACAGCATTGCCGCAACCGGTGAAATCCGCAAGGACTTCATGGTGACCTGGAAGGAACAGGGCCTGAACTCCGCTGCCTCTGTCAACCCTCCCGGTGTGATGGCTTCCGCACTCAATGTTGCTGTGTTGAAACTACAGGGCAAGGAATTCAAGGACGGCATTTTTGCCGGTGTCTATGGGAATGCGATCTATATTCCGATCCCGTTCATCGACAACACAAACCTTGATGAAAAGCTCGAAGAAGCCAAAGACAAGCCCGGCTATTGGTCTGTGAGCGCCGTTGTGACGCCGGAAGAAGCCGAAGCATTCTTCAAATAA
- a CDS encoding sugar ABC transporter ATP-binding protein: MSPAITVRDLTKRFDKVHALTDGRLTVERGEIHALLGANGCGKSTLSKIVAGAYAPTSGTVLIDGKEVSFRSPRDAEQMGIALFYQELSLIPKMSVEANIFLRREPRNGLGFVDRGKMRAETLKLLEMFKDAVGDDIRPDALVADLTPGQRQIVEILKVYAKEPRIVIMDEATAALDGRQVKVFFDILRKKREEGVSTIFISHRLDEVFEICDHATIMRNGAVVAETAIADTTPEDVVHMMVGDVKKAPKRQLRDQDDKAPLLKLEAVGSPQLDNVFLSVAPGEIVGLGGLQGQGQSTLLRSLFGALPITSGQVMLNNDPVSIRKPADAVHRKIAYVSGDRGPDAALPGRSIFENLAAAILVSERRKLVRAKELQPQLAEVASAFKTKYARLSDAIGTLSGGNQQKIFIARWLATNPQLILLDDPTKGIDLAAKADLFALIRGLADSGVAVLLYSSEESELLDNCDRIAVFNDGAVVTELSGAEMDSFHLTRAAYGEA; encoded by the coding sequence ATGTCTCCAGCAATTACGGTGCGCGATCTCACCAAGCGGTTCGACAAGGTTCATGCTCTGACCGATGGTCGCCTGACTGTCGAACGTGGGGAAATCCACGCACTGCTTGGCGCCAACGGATGCGGTAAGAGCACCCTGTCCAAGATTGTCGCCGGGGCCTATGCGCCCACCTCCGGGACCGTTCTCATCGACGGCAAGGAAGTGTCCTTCCGCAGTCCGCGCGATGCGGAACAGATGGGTATTGCCCTGTTCTATCAGGAATTGAGCCTGATCCCGAAAATGTCCGTTGAGGCCAACATCTTTCTGAGGCGCGAACCGCGCAATGGTTTGGGCTTTGTCGACCGCGGCAAAATGCGGGCAGAGACGCTCAAACTGCTGGAGATGTTCAAGGATGCGGTTGGCGACGATATCCGCCCCGATGCATTGGTGGCAGACTTGACCCCCGGTCAACGCCAGATCGTTGAAATCCTGAAAGTTTATGCTAAAGAGCCGCGCATCGTCATCATGGATGAGGCAACCGCTGCGCTCGATGGCCGACAGGTGAAGGTCTTCTTTGACATTCTGCGCAAGAAGCGTGAGGAAGGCGTCTCCACCATTTTCATTTCCCATCGCCTGGATGAAGTGTTCGAGATCTGCGACCACGCGACCATCATGCGAAACGGTGCTGTCGTGGCCGAAACCGCCATTGCTGACACCACACCAGAAGATGTCGTGCACATGATGGTGGGGGATGTGAAGAAGGCTCCCAAACGACAGCTCCGAGATCAGGACGACAAGGCGCCACTGCTCAAGCTCGAAGCGGTTGGCAGTCCGCAACTCGACAATGTCTTCCTTTCCGTGGCGCCCGGCGAGATCGTCGGTCTTGGTGGTCTGCAGGGGCAGGGGCAATCGACGCTGTTGCGCAGTCTGTTCGGAGCCCTGCCAATCACATCCGGTCAGGTAATGCTGAACAACGACCCCGTGTCCATTCGCAAACCGGCCGACGCCGTGCATCGCAAGATCGCCTATGTCTCCGGCGACCGCGGCCCGGATGCTGCTCTTCCCGGACGCTCGATCTTTGAGAATCTGGCGGCCGCCATTCTGGTCAGCGAACGCCGCAAGCTGGTGCGGGCCAAGGAGTTGCAGCCGCAACTGGCCGAGGTCGCCTCTGCCTTCAAGACCAAATACGCCCGCCTGAGCGATGCCATCGGCACCCTTTCGGGCGGCAACCAGCAGAAGATCTTCATCGCCCGCTGGCTGGCCACCAACCCGCAACTGATCCTGCTCGATGACCCGACCAAGGGCATCGACCTTGCGGCCAAGGCCGACCTGTTCGCCCTCATTCGTGGTCTGGCCGATTCCGGCGTTGCCGTTCTGCTCTATTCCAGCGAGGAATCCGAGCTTCTCGACAATTGTGACCGGATCGCCGTGTTCAACGACGGGGCGGTTGTCACCGAACTTTCCGGCGCCGAGATGGACAGTTTCCATCTGACCCGCGCAGCCTATGGAGAGGCCTGA
- a CDS encoding aldo/keto reductase, which yields MKYNYLGRSGLKVSALQLGTMTFGGEGFFATAGNTGIEGARRQIAMAIEAGVNMLDSSDVYSDGLSEEIIGEAVAGQRNDLLLATKVRFPTGPGPNDRGLSRHHIIEACEASLKRLKTDYIDLYWCHEWDGRTPVEETLRAMDDLLCAGKIRYLGVSNFSGWHIMKYLGAAEREHLVRPVAQQIHYTLQAREAEQELLPIGIDQGLGAVIWSPLACGLLTGKYRRDRPEPEGTRRVNGWTEPPVHDVEALYDIVEVLIEVANSYEGATPAQVALAWLMSRPGVASAVVGARSDVQLADNLKAADLTLDTEALDKLEKVSRKPLAYPYWHQATTAPDRLSEADLALIAPHLEG from the coding sequence ATGAAATACAATTATCTGGGCCGTTCAGGCCTCAAGGTGTCGGCCCTGCAACTGGGCACCATGACCTTTGGCGGAGAGGGCTTTTTCGCCACGGCCGGTAACACCGGCATCGAGGGCGCCCGACGTCAGATTGCGATGGCCATCGAGGCCGGTGTCAACATGCTCGACTCTTCGGATGTCTATTCTGATGGCCTGTCAGAAGAAATCATTGGTGAGGCTGTCGCAGGGCAGCGCAATGATCTTCTGCTCGCCACCAAGGTGCGGTTCCCGACCGGCCCCGGCCCCAATGACCGCGGCCTTTCGCGCCATCATATCATTGAGGCCTGCGAAGCCAGCCTCAAGCGGTTGAAAACCGACTACATCGACCTCTACTGGTGCCACGAATGGGACGGTAGGACACCGGTTGAAGAAACCCTGCGGGCCATGGACGACCTGTTGTGTGCTGGCAAGATCCGCTATCTGGGCGTCTCGAACTTTTCCGGTTGGCACATCATGAAATATCTCGGCGCCGCCGAACGGGAGCATCTGGTACGCCCGGTTGCCCAGCAGATCCATTATACTCTTCAGGCGCGCGAAGCCGAACAGGAGCTTCTGCCCATCGGTATCGATCAGGGCCTTGGTGCCGTGATCTGGTCGCCTCTGGCCTGTGGCCTGTTGACCGGCAAATATCGCCGCGACCGTCCGGAGCCGGAAGGCACCCGACGCGTCAACGGCTGGACCGAGCCGCCGGTCCACGATGTCGAAGCGCTCTATGACATTGTCGAAGTCCTGATCGAAGTTGCCAATTCCTATGAGGGAGCGACGCCAGCACAGGTGGCTCTTGCCTGGCTGATGAGCCGTCCCGGCGTTGCAAGCGCAGTCGTCGGCGCGCGTTCCGATGTACAGCTGGCGGACAACCTCAAGGCGGCTGACCTCACGCTGGATACCGAAGCGCTGGACAAGCTGGAAAAAGTCAGCCGCAAGCCATTGGCCTATCCCTACTGGCATCAGGCGACAACAGCACCGGACCGGCTGTCAGAAGCCGACCTGGCCCTGATTGCCCCCCATCTTGAAGGATAA
- a CDS encoding GNAT family N-acetyltransferase, with protein MMDIRFRAPREGDVTALSAIDAAGLATGHASFRSDPYDWQKFARTYLEDKGFALVAEVDGQLAGWAGVAMVSDRCVYRGVGEVSIYIAPAGKGQGVGRATLEALIRLSEERGYWSLIAQIFPENEASLALHRACGFRTVGTREKVGRMSFGPLKDTWRDTLMMERRSRIVGID; from the coding sequence ATGATGGATATCCGTTTCAGGGCACCTCGCGAGGGGGATGTCACAGCCCTTTCTGCCATTGATGCCGCAGGGCTGGCAACAGGGCATGCCTCATTCCGATCCGACCCTTACGACTGGCAGAAATTCGCCCGGACCTATCTGGAAGACAAGGGATTTGCCCTTGTTGCTGAGGTGGATGGGCAACTGGCCGGATGGGCCGGTGTTGCGATGGTTTCAGACCGGTGTGTCTACCGCGGTGTCGGAGAGGTCTCGATCTATATCGCACCGGCCGGCAAGGGACAGGGAGTGGGACGAGCTACACTCGAAGCGCTGATCCGGCTGTCCGAGGAGCGGGGCTACTGGAGCCTCATTGCCCAGATCTTTCCCGAAAACGAAGCGAGCCTTGCTCTCCACCGGGCCTGCGGCTTCAGAACCGTCGGGACGCGGGAAAAGGTCGGCCGCATGAGCTTTGGCCCGCTCAAGGACACATGGCGTGACACCCTCATGATGGAGCGGCGCAGCAGGATCGTCGGCATCGACTGA
- a CDS encoding ABC transporter permease: MKNILSAAKPASGSLKKPAWFVAFGFLVVLILINWYLQPSFFDGMVLHSNLTTFLPLILVAIGQTFVIMGGDIDLSVGSIAALVNVVTVSVIAMAGGDNASVPIGLLAGLVVAVLCGVFNGLLISYLRLQPMVATFGTGIIFSALALWILPQAGLAVPDVFWMTYGGTILGIPTVLWILVAGFVFVLIMKRRPFESHLKAVGGNRAGAFQSGIDMSFIRLLSFALCGLFAGFAALCLTGETASGDPLLGQSLAMGSISAVVLGGTMLSGGVGGAVGSIFGALLLGMIGNVIFFAGLPFEYQTLVQGLIVLAALAGGVLVARK; the protein is encoded by the coding sequence ATGAAAAACATCCTTTCCGCAGCCAAACCGGCCTCGGGCTCACTCAAGAAGCCTGCCTGGTTCGTAGCCTTTGGCTTTCTTGTGGTTCTGATCCTCATCAACTGGTATCTGCAGCCTTCCTTTTTTGATGGCATGGTGCTGCATTCCAACCTGACTACCTTCCTGCCTCTCATTCTGGTGGCGATCGGCCAGACTTTCGTCATCATGGGCGGGGACATCGATCTGTCCGTTGGCTCCATTGCGGCGTTGGTCAATGTGGTTACCGTTAGCGTCATTGCCATGGCTGGAGGCGACAACGCCAGCGTGCCGATCGGTCTTTTGGCTGGTCTCGTCGTTGCGGTGCTGTGTGGCGTCTTCAACGGTCTGCTGATCAGTTATCTGCGCCTTCAGCCGATGGTCGCCACCTTCGGTACCGGGATCATCTTCTCGGCTCTGGCCCTGTGGATCCTGCCGCAGGCGGGCCTTGCCGTGCCCGATGTCTTCTGGATGACCTATGGCGGCACCATTCTGGGCATTCCGACTGTACTCTGGATCTTGGTGGCTGGTTTTGTCTTTGTGCTCATCATGAAACGGCGGCCCTTTGAAAGCCATCTGAAGGCTGTGGGTGGCAATCGCGCCGGGGCGTTCCAGAGCGGCATCGACATGAGCTTCATCCGGCTGCTGTCCTTTGCCCTTTGCGGCCTGTTTGCGGGATTTGCGGCGCTGTGCCTGACGGGGGAGACGGCCAGTGGCGACCCGCTGCTCGGTCAGAGTCTCGCCATGGGATCGATCTCGGCGGTGGTTCTGGGCGGCACCATGCTGTCTGGTGGCGTCGGTGGTGCGGTCGGCTCCATTTTCGGTGCTCTGCTGCTCGGCATGATCGGCAATGTCATCTTCTTTGCCGGACTGCCTTTCGAATATCAGACGCTGGTGCAGGGTCTGATCGTTTTGGCCGCGCTGGCTGGCGGCGTTCTCGTGGCGCGCAAGTGA
- a CDS encoding LacI family DNA-binding transcriptional regulator yields the protein MVDQPNIRDVAKAAGVSTATVSRALAQPDKVREATLKKVMDAVEKTGFVPNRQASMFRSRKSNTVILLVRDISNPFYLDIYKGVEEAAFAAGYKVLMGDAREDDERITHYIEAVRECHADGLILMIGSFPQKLLEQTDRLPPIVVALEEIDGLKAPTVRVDNVAAAEGAVAHLIAKGHKRIVHLTGPLNEYLGKARLQGYRQALQKAGLPVDESLIMPGDFSLNAGYDQTARLLADGVQFSAIFASSDQMAIGAASALREKGLSIPEDVSLVGFDDTLIASIFYPPLTTVYQPRREIGRAAMAMMIRKLSSQAADPMARNEVLEDQQFSTELISRNSVAPFDDARPGTQQGD from the coding sequence ATGGTTGACCAGCCCAATATCCGCGATGTTGCCAAGGCCGCAGGCGTTTCCACGGCCACGGTTTCCCGCGCCCTTGCCCAGCCGGACAAGGTGCGTGAGGCGACCCTCAAGAAGGTGATGGATGCGGTAGAGAAGACCGGATTTGTTCCCAATCGCCAGGCGAGCATGTTTCGCTCGCGCAAGAGCAATACCGTCATTCTTCTGGTGCGTGATATCTCCAACCCTTTCTATCTTGACATCTACAAGGGGGTTGAAGAGGCGGCATTTGCGGCTGGCTACAAGGTGCTGATGGGCGATGCGCGGGAAGACGACGAGCGCATCACCCACTATATCGAGGCTGTGCGCGAGTGTCATGCAGATGGCCTCATCCTGATGATCGGCAGCTTTCCGCAGAAGCTGCTCGAACAGACGGACCGGTTGCCGCCGATTGTCGTGGCCCTTGAGGAAATCGATGGTCTCAAGGCTCCGACCGTGCGGGTGGACAATGTGGCCGCCGCCGAAGGGGCCGTTGCCCATCTGATTGCCAAGGGACACAAGCGCATCGTGCACCTGACCGGCCCGCTCAATGAGTATCTTGGCAAGGCCCGTCTGCAAGGCTATCGACAGGCTCTCCAGAAGGCGGGATTGCCCGTGGACGAAAGCCTGATCATGCCGGGAGACTTCAGCCTCAACGCGGGCTATGACCAGACGGCTCGGCTGCTGGCGGATGGGGTGCAGTTCAGTGCCATCTTTGCGTCCAGTGACCAGATGGCCATCGGTGCCGCCAGTGCCCTGAGAGAAAAGGGGCTTTCGATTCCGGAAGACGTGTCTCTTGTCGGTTTCGACGACACGCTGATTGCCTCCATCTTCTATCCACCCCTCACAACGGTTTACCAGCCGCGGCGCGAAATCGGACGCGCTGCCATGGCGATGATGATCCGCAAGCTCTCCTCCCAGGCCGCAGACCCGATGGCCCGGAATGAAGTGCTTGAGGATCAGCAATTTTCAACCGAGCTCATTTCCCGAAATTCGGTTGCGCCTTTCGACGACGCAAGACCGGGGACGCAACAAGGAGATTGA